The following nucleotide sequence is from Anaerococcus sp. Marseille-Q7828.
TTTGCTTGTAGGAATTCTTGAAATTCACCCTGGGCTAGGAGCATTACTTTTGTAAATTGGTTCTTATCAAGGCCGATTATTTCTACTAATTTTTTGTCTGTTTGGGTCTTTTTCTCTGAAATTATTTTCTTTTCGCTAGTTATATCATAGAGGGTTACCGAAGTTTTGATATTTTGACCAGGTTTTGATTTTTTAGCTATTTGATTAGGTATTCTTTCTATCTGATAAAGCTTACCATCAACTTCAAAAACAAGGTCGACATAGGTGTAAGAATCACTTTCGTTAAGAAAATCACTTCTCAAACTTGTTTGATCTATATCCCTAGCTACTTCACCGTAGAGAGCGTAGGTTATGGCATCAAAAATACTGGTTTTGCCCGAACCAGTATCTCCCGCTATAAGAAAAATTTTCTTTTCATAAAGCCTTGTAAAATCAATTTCTATTTCATTTTTATAAGTTAAAAAACCTCTAACTTTTAGTTTTAGCGGTCTCATCCAATCACCTTTTTTAAAGCTTCTAGCTTGTCAGCAGTCATTTCTTCGTCCATCTTAAATTTATAAAATTCCTCAAACAATTCTATGGCAGTTTTACCACTAAGGTCTATGTCAAAGTCGCTATCCCCAGAAAATATCCCCCTGTTTTTGTAAGTAATTTGAACAATATGAGGGAATTTTTCCTTTAACTTTGCCATAGCATTTTCTATAGTAGAATCATCTTCAAGTATTACTTTTATGTAGTCATCGCTTGAATTTTCTTTGATTATATCAGCAAATTTACCGCTTATAGTTCTAAAATCCCTTAGGGATTTGATATCTATATCATAAGTTTTAACATGATCTTTTATGTCGACAAGGGTTACTGACTTTCTTTTATTCTCCTCATCAAAGGAATACTTCATAAAAGTTCCTGAATAGCGGATTTTGGGATTTATAACATAGTGCCTGTTGTGGAGATGGCCAAGGGCTACATAGTCAAAGTTTTCAAAAAGATGGGCATCCATAGCATCAGACCCACCAATAGTAAGGGGTTTTTGACCCTCAGTGTATAAATCATCATCCTCTATTGCAATATTATTGGCATAACAATGGCTAATTAAAACATTCCTATCCTCATATGATATATCCTTTAGAACTTCCTTATATACTTCTGTAAAATTGGTCATTTCCTTATCAAAGATTAGACTGGCCTGATTTAGGGAAATAAAAGGCACAAGATAGAAATTAATTTTCCCGTACTCATCTTCGAGTGTGACAACATCATTTTTATATTCACCAACAAGATGATAATTTTTGGCCTTGTAAAATTTGCTATTGACATCAAGTCTTTTGGCAGAATCGTGGTTGCCACTTATGGCAAGAACGATTTTTTCCTTGTTAAAAATAATTTCTTCTATGAAATCAGAATAAAGACCAAGTGCTTCAACACTTGAAATTTGAGTGTCAAATATGTCTCCTGCAATCATTACCACATCAACTTTTTCCCTATCAATTATATCTAATATTTGGTCTAAGGCGTATTTTTGATCTTCGATTAAAGAGTAATTGCCGATACTTTTTCCCAAATGCAGGTCTGCTAAGTGAAGTAATTTCATTGATTGTCCCTTACAAATACCCATCTGTCAGAAGTAGAATTGTATGGATCGTATTTGTAACCATCTATTTCAATTTCTTTTATTTTTTCTGGATCTTCAATTTTTTGACTAATGATCTCTTTGACCATTTTCCCACGCATTTGCTTCATCCAAGCCACAATTGACTTTAGTTTCCCATCTCTTACATCCTTAAAATCTATAGTAATAAATCTATCGCCATCTTTTAGGTAATCAGTAATTGTCTTTGCATATTCTACACTAGCAAGGTTAATGATTGTATCATTATCCTTATAAACTTCCTTGTAGATTAAGTCCTTCCAGAAGTCGTAGAGATCAATATCCTTGTTGTCAAAGTACAACCTATAATCAGCTATAGCTGTAAGTGGCTTTAAAGCTCCATATAGGGGTGAGATTATGTAAAGATGGTCGTTTAAGTAGTCTAAATCATCAAAATCTTCCCTTTTAAATTGCTTAAATACCAAACCATCATAGGCGAAAAGAGCAGGGTTTTTAAGATTATTCAAATCCATTTCTTGGTAATCATAATAGGCTTTTTCTGTAAGCTTATCATTTGTACCATGGAGATTGCCCATCTCGTTCATGGTATATTTTTTGAGTTTATTTACTAAATACTGAGTTTTATCTTTAAATAGTATGTCTTCTGTCGGTATATCTTTATTTTCTTTAAAACTTTTTGCTGGTGAAATAATTATTTT
It contains:
- a CDS encoding exonuclease SbcCD subunit D → MKLLHLADLHLGKSIGNYSLIEDQKYALDQILDIIDREKVDVVMIAGDIFDTQISSVEALGLYSDFIEEIIFNKEKIVLAISGNHDSAKRLDVNSKFYKAKNYHLVGEYKNDVVTLEDEYGKINFYLVPFISLNQASLIFDKEMTNFTEVYKEVLKDISYEDRNVLISHCYANNIAIEDDDLYTEGQKPLTIGGSDAMDAHLFENFDYVALGHLHNRHYVINPKIRYSGTFMKYSFDEENKRKSVTLVDIKDHVKTYDIDIKSLRDFRTISGKFADIIKENSSDDYIKVILEDDSTIENAMAKLKEKFPHIVQITYKNRGIFSGDSDFDIDLSGKTAIELFEEFYKFKMDEEMTADKLEALKKVIG
- a CDS encoding YaaA family protein, whose protein sequence is MKIIISPAKSFKENKDIPTEDILFKDKTQYLVNKLKKYTMNEMGNLHGTNDKLTEKAYYDYQEMDLNNLKNPALFAYDGLVFKQFKREDFDDLDYLNDHLYIISPLYGALKPLTAIADYRLYFDNKDIDLYDFWKDLIYKEVYKDNDTIINLASVEYAKTITDYLKDGDRFITIDFKDVRDGKLKSIVAWMKQMRGKMVKEIISQKIEDPEKIKEIEIDGYKYDPYNSTSDRWVFVRDNQ